The following are encoded in a window of Lichenicola cladoniae genomic DNA:
- the egtB gene encoding ergothioneine biosynthesis protein EgtB: protein MAQTFMTTDTSRNTALADAFTRVRDHTEALSAALSPEDQVIQSMADTSPAKWHRAHTTWFFEQFVLNPQSPGYVPYDPSFSFLFNSYYEAVGARHPRATRGLVTRPNASEVARYRAHVDDAMRTLLADPDTADRLDELVTLGLHHEQQHQELLVTDMLHAFAQNPLAWINGGLAVLPGWEPLPNAAGPTRFLERVGGLVGIGHTGDGFGFDNEFPRHHQVLHPHALANRLVRNSEWLEFMHDGGYRTSKLWMSDGWEQAKRDALDAPMHWRPDGEGGWLTVSPAGLAPVDPSQPVRHVSWYEADAFARWADARLPTECELEAASDELPEFFGHVWQWTNSAYLAYPRFRAQEGAIGEYNGKFMINQMVLRGSSSATPPGHHRASYRNFFQPEKRWQVTGLRLARDL, encoded by the coding sequence ATGGCACAGACTTTCATGACGACCGACACCAGTCGCAACACTGCGCTGGCCGACGCGTTCACCAGGGTCAGGGACCATACGGAAGCGTTAAGCGCCGCTCTGTCGCCGGAGGATCAGGTGATCCAGTCGATGGCCGATACGAGCCCTGCCAAATGGCACCGCGCGCACACGACCTGGTTCTTCGAGCAGTTCGTGCTCAACCCACAATCACCGGGCTATGTGCCCTACGACCCGAGCTTCAGCTTCCTGTTCAACTCGTATTATGAAGCTGTCGGGGCCCGGCATCCGCGCGCGACCCGCGGCCTCGTCACCCGGCCGAACGCATCCGAGGTCGCCCGCTACCGTGCGCATGTCGACGATGCGATGCGGACGTTGCTCGCCGATCCCGACACTGCGGACCGGCTGGACGAACTGGTCACGCTCGGGCTGCATCACGAACAGCAGCACCAGGAACTGCTAGTCACCGACATGCTGCATGCCTTCGCACAGAATCCATTGGCCTGGATCAACGGGGGTCTCGCGGTGCTGCCGGGCTGGGAGCCGTTGCCGAACGCGGCCGGTCCGACCCGCTTCCTCGAGCGTGTCGGTGGCCTGGTGGGCATCGGCCATACCGGCGACGGCTTCGGTTTCGACAACGAGTTCCCGCGTCATCACCAGGTGCTGCATCCGCACGCGCTGGCCAACCGGCTGGTGCGGAACTCGGAGTGGCTCGAATTCATGCACGACGGCGGCTACCGGACGTCGAAGCTGTGGATGTCCGATGGCTGGGAACAGGCAAAGCGCGATGCCCTGGATGCGCCGATGCATTGGCGCCCGGACGGGGAGGGCGGCTGGCTGACCGTATCGCCGGCGGGGCTGGCGCCGGTCGATCCGTCGCAACCGGTCCGGCATGTGAGCTGGTACGAGGCCGACGCCTTTGCGCGCTGGGCCGATGCCAGGCTGCCCACCGAGTGCGAACTTGAGGCGGCATCCGATGAGTTGCCGGAGTTCTTCGGTCATGTCTGGCAATGGACCAACAGCGCCTACCTGGCCTATCCGCGGTTCCGGGCACAGGAAGGGGCGATCGGCGAATACAACGGCAAGTTCATGATCAACCAGATGGTGCTGCGTGGCAGTTCCTCGGCCACTCCGCCCGGGCACCATCGCGCCAGCTACCGCAACTTCTTCCAGCCCGAGAAGAGATGGCAGGTCACCGGGCTGCGTCTGGCACGCGACCTTTAG
- the egtD gene encoding L-histidine N(alpha)-methyltransferase, with protein sequence MLDDITQPLPGPGVSVLDEILSGLGSRQKTLPAKLFYDEAGCDLFNRITQLPEYYVTRAEVALLDRHAGEIAAHAPRSSSGGATLVEYGASDESKGVRLLDAEGSRFEAYVPIDIAPGALAAIAVRMQASHPRLTLAPVVADFLQPLVLPASVAAFPAMGFFPGSTIGNFRPDMVVRFLEQARQTLSVEQRSCFVIGTDLRKHPARLIPAYDDAQGVTAAFNRNILNHVNRVAEADFKPDAFAHRAIWNEQDGRIEMHLQSLTAQTVRLAGRTIRFSSGETIHTEDSYKHTREGFISLAARAGWRSDAFWTDPDRLFGMHLLLG encoded by the coding sequence ATGCTCGACGACATCACACAGCCTTTGCCCGGCCCGGGTGTCTCGGTCCTGGACGAGATCCTTTCCGGCCTCGGCAGCCGGCAGAAAACCCTGCCCGCCAAGCTCTTCTACGACGAGGCCGGTTGCGACCTGTTCAACCGGATCACCCAGCTTCCCGAGTATTACGTGACACGCGCCGAAGTGGCGTTGCTCGACCGGCATGCCGGCGAGATCGCGGCCCATGCGCCGCGATCCTCCAGCGGAGGCGCTACCCTGGTCGAATACGGCGCATCCGACGAGAGCAAGGGCGTCCGGCTACTTGACGCGGAGGGCTCGCGTTTTGAAGCTTACGTACCGATCGACATCGCACCCGGCGCGCTGGCCGCGATTGCGGTCCGCATGCAGGCAAGCCATCCCCGCCTGACCCTGGCACCCGTCGTTGCCGACTTCCTGCAGCCCCTGGTGCTGCCGGCTAGCGTTGCGGCGTTCCCGGCGATGGGTTTCTTTCCCGGCTCGACGATCGGCAACTTCAGGCCGGACATGGTGGTCCGCTTCCTCGAACAGGCCCGGCAGACCCTTTCGGTCGAACAACGGTCCTGCTTCGTCATCGGCACCGATCTGCGCAAGCATCCGGCGCGCCTGATCCCGGCCTACGACGATGCACAGGGCGTAACCGCAGCGTTCAATCGCAACATCCTCAACCACGTTAACCGCGTCGCAGAGGCCGACTTCAAGCCGGACGCATTTGCTCATCGCGCGATCTGGAACGAGCAGGATGGGCGGATCGAGATGCACCTGCAGAGCCTGACGGCGCAGACGGTGCGGCTGGCGGGCCGCACGATCCGTTTCTCGTCCGGCGAAACCATCCACACCGAGGATAGCTACAAGCACACCCGCGAAGGCTTCATCAGCCTGGCCGCCAGGGCCGGGTGGCGCTCAGACGCGTTCTGGACCGATCCGGACAGGCTGTTCGGGATGCATCTGCTTCTCGGCTGA